The Gymnogyps californianus isolate 813 chromosome 5, ASM1813914v2, whole genome shotgun sequence genome contains a region encoding:
- the GNPNAT1 gene encoding glucosamine 6-phosphate N-acetyltransferase translates to MMPVATVMPDDTPMFDPNILHELDWSENTTTFSPAISPLDPGDGLVLRPLCTADLNRGFFKVLGQLTETGVASPEQFIKTFEHMKRSGDYYVTVVEDTNLGQIVATATLVIEHKFTHSCAKRGRIEDVVVSGECRGRQLGKLLTSTLTLLSKRLNCYKITLECLPKNVDFYKKFGYSVSEENYMFQRFFN, encoded by the exons ATGATGCCTGTTGCAACCGTGATGCCTGACGACACGCCGATGTTTGACCCGAATATTCTGCACGAACTTGACTGGAGCGAGAACACGACAACGTTTTCTCCTGCTATTTCTCCTTTAGATCCAGGAGATGGCCTAGTTTTGAGACCACTTTGCACAGCCGATTTAAATCGAG GCTTTTTTAAGGTTCTGGGTCAGCTGACTGAAACTGGAGTTGCAAGCCCAGAGCAGTTTATCA AAACCTTTGAGCACATGAAGAGATCTGGAGATTACTACGTCACTGTCGTAGAAGACACAAATCTTGGACAGATTGTTGCTACAGCAACGCTGGTGATAGAACATAAGTTCACTCACTCCTGTGCAAAG AGAGGAAGGATAGAAGATGTAGTAGTAAGCGGGGaatgcagaggaaggcagcttGGTAAACT aTTAACGTCCACCCTAACGTTGCTAAGTAAGAGACTGAACTGTTACAAAATTACGCTTGAGTGTCTGCCAAAAAATGTGGATTTCTATAAGAAGTTTGGCTATTCGGTATCTGAAGAAAACTACATGTTTCAACGGTTCTTTAATTAA